Proteins found in one Pelmatolapia mariae isolate MD_Pm_ZW linkage group LG7, Pm_UMD_F_2, whole genome shotgun sequence genomic segment:
- the si:ch73-330k17.3 gene encoding IGFBP domain-containing protein — translation MRMLLFLSALLGVFGLEKASPVDTQQLRALHCPPCEQIHCSSRRALKLQCKGGVTTGVCGCCPVCAKTEGETCGGTWDYLGKCDEGLVCVFQDSAAPKPDAERKGICKAVIEQLDAESCQPECTKEYCQANPSAICSARSTSLQNKECQGSCQHTSCSSCLLLKRPSCSQTCVPSDSTCLQHFGKCVHNHLTAPHSPICHNNLQSNCEGHFVCLIPDCPSSSS, via the exons ATGCGGATGCTGCTATTTCTCAGTGCGCTGTTAGGGGTGTTCGGGTTGGAGAAAGCGTCCCCCGTGGACACCCAGCAGCTTCGGGCCCTTCACTGCCCGCCCTGCGAGCAGATACACTGCTCTTCCCGGCGGGCGCTGAAGCTCCAGTGTAAAGGGGGCGTGACGACGGGTGTCTGTGGATGCTGCCCCGTGTGCGCCAAGACGGAGGGGGAGACCTGCGGGGGGACGTGGGACTACCTGGGGAAGTGCGACGAGGGGCTGGTGTGCGTTTTTCAGGACTCAGCAGCTCCCAAACCAGACGCAGAGCGCAAAGGGATCTGCAAAGCAG TGATTGAACAGCTGGATGCAGAGAGCTGCCAACCAGAGTGCACCAAGGAGTACTGCCAGGCCAACCCCTCTGCAATCTGCTCTGCCAG GTCTACGTCTCTGCAGAATAAAGAGTGCCAGGGCTCCTGCCAGCACACGTCCTGCTCCAGCTGTCTGCTGCTGAAGCGTCCATCGTGCTCTCAGACCTGCGTCCCGTCCGATTCCACCTGTCTGCAACACTTTGGGAAGTGTGTGCACAATCACCTGACTGCACCTCACAGTCCCATATGCCACAACAACCTCCAG aGTAACTGCGAGGGGCATTTTGTGTGCTTGATCCCGGACTGTCCGAGCTCATCCAGCTAA